From the Acidobacteriaceae bacterium genome, the window TCCAAACGGCAACATGGGTGTGGTGAAAAGTGCACAGGGGGTCAGACCGGGAAGATCTGTACCTTCCCGTCCGGGGTTTTGCGGAAGGAGTGGAGGATCTGGCCCTGGGCGTTCACGTGGCGGAAGATGATGCCGTCCTTGGCGAACTCCATATCGCTGAAGCCTATGCTCTTGCCGCCGAAGGGGCCACGTCTCGCGGGCGGGGTGGTCCAGTCGACCAGCTCGGCTCCGCCGCCGCCGGAGATGACGAAGCTGGTCGGGTGGCCGTCGAACTCCAGGTGCTGGAGGTCGTGATCGTGGCCGCTGATCCAGAAGTCGACCTTGTACTGGCGGAGGAGCGCGTCCCAGTCGTGGATCAGGATCTTCTGGTCCTTGTGGATGCCGTTGGTGTAGAGCGGGTGATGCGCGACGCAGGCGACAAACGGTGTCGTGCGGGGCTTGGCGAGCTCCTGCCGGAACCATGCATCCTGGGTGTCGCGGTCCTCCTTGCTCATGTCAAAACTCCACGGCTCGAACATCTCGGCACCGTGCTTCTGGCCCGGGAGGTTGGTGTCGAGGCAGATAAAGGTTACGACCGGGTCTTTCTCGGGGTACTTGAAGGTGTACCAGCGCGAGGGCAGCGTCCACCGAGTGCCCTTAGCGTGAGCGGCGTAGCCGAGCTGCAGGTCGACCTTGCTTGAGACCTTGCGCTCGTAGTCATGATTGCCGAGCACAACGTAGGCCGGCCCGGGGAAGTGAGAGGTGGGGTACATCTGTTCAAACTGGCTCTGCCAGCGCGACGAGATGTAGCCGACTCCCATGTCGCCGTACCAGTTGTCGCCCAGCATGAAGAGCGCGCCGGGGTGGATGTGCCGCTGATCGACCCACTGCTTCATGGCCAGAGCCGTTGCCGTCTGCTGGTCCAGGTACTTGTCGGTGCCCCAGTCGCCGACCATAAACATGTGCTGGCCGTTGGGATCGGGCTGCGGAATCGTGGTGGGCCCAATGACCGCCTGGGCCGCAAAAGCGAGGCGTGGAGAGGCTGCCGCCAGGGCCGAGAAGGCGAAAGTCTGGCGTAGGAATTGGCGGCGGTTCAATTTGTTGTCAAACGGGTTAGACATCAGCCTCGCTGTCCTCACGAATTTTGATACATAGGACGCGCAAGAACGATGTTAAGGCGTATGCGACGTCGGTGCCATGACAAAGGCGTCAGATTGGCGGCTTCGTCCTCGCTCTTTCATCGTCCGGAGGTAACGCAAACGATACGTGGCAAAGCTCTCATCCGGCTCGGGAAAACTATTTCCGTTTATTTTCTATCGCTCACCTTTGTCCCGTGCGCGACGTCTACCGAGATGTAGTAGGAACCTGACTCCGGAGTCAGACTGAGAATGAGCATTAGTGATGTGATCGTCCTTGGCGGCGAACGCCGCCGGGGTGCCACTTCCTTAGGCCTTGGGCTGAGGGAGAGTGGGAACGGCGTAGAATCAGCGGCAAGTATGTCGTCGAACGTTGCCGCCCAATCAAGCACCCGCGCCAGGCTGACAGCGGAGCAGATGGAAGCCCGGCAGCAGCAGCGCGCGGAAGATGATGAACTGATCCGCGCGGCCCAGAAGGGGGACCGCTCGGCCTTCGATGCGCTGGTTCGGCGTTATGACCGCAGCGTTCTGCGGCTGGCGCTGCACATGCTGGGCAACGAGCAGGACGCCCAGGACGTGCACCAGGATGCCTTCATCAAGGCGTATCGGCATCTGTCGAACTTTCGCTTCGAGTGCTCGTTCTACACCTGGCTCTACCGGATTGTGACGAATCTGTGCCTGGACCAGCTTCGCCGCCGCAAGAGCCGCAAAGAGGATCCCTCGACCGTGATGGATGCAGCGGGCGAGGAGATGGACCTGATGGCGAATGTCCAGGACGAGCGCGCGACGGCCAATCCGGCGCGTGAGCTCGAAAGAAAGAATATGAACATCGCGATTAAGAGTGCGTTGGATTCGTTAACGCCGCGCGAGCGCACCGTGTTCGAACT encodes:
- a CDS encoding metallophosphoesterase; protein product: MSNPFDNKLNRRQFLRQTFAFSALAAASPRLAFAAQAVIGPTTIPQPDPNGQHMFMVGDWGTDKYLDQQTATALAMKQWVDQRHIHPGALFMLGDNWYGDMGVGYISSRWQSQFEQMYPTSHFPGPAYVVLGNHDYERKVSSKVDLQLGYAAHAKGTRWTLPSRWYTFKYPEKDPVVTFICLDTNLPGQKHGAEMFEPWSFDMSKEDRDTQDAWFRQELAKPRTTPFVACVAHHPLYTNGIHKDQKILIHDWDALLRQYKVDFWISGHDHDLQHLEFDGHPTSFVISGGGGAELVDWTTPPARRGPFGGKSIGFSDMEFAKDGIIFRHVNAQGQILHSFRKTPDGKVQIFPV
- a CDS encoding sigma-70 family RNA polymerase sigma factor; its protein translation is MSSNVAAQSSTRARLTAEQMEARQQQRAEDDELIRAAQKGDRSAFDALVRRYDRSVLRLALHMLGNEQDAQDVHQDAFIKAYRHLSNFRFECSFYTWLYRIVTNLCLDQLRRRKSRKEDPSTVMDAAGEEMDLMANVQDERATANPARELERKNMNIAIKSALDSLTPRERTVFELKHYQGLKLRTIGEMLSTTEETAKNTLFRATRKLRARLADVR